The proteins below come from a single Paraburkholderia flagellata genomic window:
- a CDS encoding helix-turn-helix transcriptional regulator — protein sequence MKQTYIAELPAEAADDAARGERAERDPFLTAMGERVRMLRARRGMTRKTLAAETGLSERHLANLESGVGNASVLVLRQIANTLNCPLAEVIGDVTTSSAEWLLIRELLQGRDPAALQRARVALAEMFSQTSADPHRNERIALIGLRGAGKSTLGRMLAQELKVPFVELTRVIEQLAGCPPSEIHSLYGASAYRRYEHRALEAVVAEHPRAVIASPGGLVSEPATFNVLLAHCFTVWLQAAPEEHMRRVVAQGDLRPMSGNSGNSEAMDDLKRILAGRSELYGRADMTFDTSEKTLADAYLQLRDRLAARLAAEAPRIE from the coding sequence ATGAAGCAAACTTACATTGCCGAGCTGCCAGCGGAAGCCGCCGACGACGCCGCACGCGGCGAGCGCGCCGAACGCGATCCGTTTCTGACCGCCATGGGCGAGCGCGTGCGCATGCTGCGCGCGCGGCGTGGCATGACGCGCAAGACGCTCGCGGCGGAAACTGGGCTCTCGGAGCGGCATCTGGCGAATCTGGAGTCCGGGGTGGGGAATGCCTCCGTGCTGGTGTTGCGGCAGATCGCGAACACGCTGAACTGCCCGCTCGCCGAGGTCATCGGCGACGTCACGACTTCGTCGGCGGAATGGCTCCTGATCCGCGAGCTGCTGCAGGGGCGCGACCCGGCTGCCTTGCAGCGCGCGCGAGTGGCGCTCGCCGAGATGTTCTCGCAGACCAGCGCCGATCCGCATCGCAACGAGCGTATCGCGCTCATCGGCCTGCGCGGCGCGGGCAAGTCCACGCTGGGGCGCATGCTCGCGCAGGAGTTGAAGGTGCCGTTCGTCGAGCTGACGCGCGTGATCGAACAGCTGGCGGGTTGTCCGCCGTCGGAGATTCATTCGCTGTATGGCGCAAGCGCATATCGCCGGTATGAGCATCGGGCGCTGGAGGCCGTGGTCGCGGAGCATCCGCGCGCCGTGATCGCCTCGCCGGGCGGCCTCGTTTCCGAGCCGGCCACGTTCAATGTGCTGCTCGCGCACTGCTTCACCGTCTGGCTGCAGGCCGCGCCTGAAGAGCACATGCGCCGCGTCGTGGCGCAGGGCGACCTGCGCCCCATGTCGGGCAATTCGGGCAACAGCGAGGCGATGGACGACCTCAAACGGATCCTTGCGGGCCGCAGCGAACTGTATGGCCGCGCCGATATGACCTTCGACACCAGCGAAAAGACCCTCGCCGACGCCTACCTGCAACTGCGTGACCGGCTCGCCGCGCGCCTGGCCGCTGAGGCGCCTCGCATCGAGTAA
- a CDS encoding PaaI family thioesterase — translation MNLVAEMPAGLTGVEQLLHMLNGSRGPAIGETLGFRLVEVEEGRAVFEGTPGLHVYNPIGTVHGGYAATLLDSACGCAAHSRLGPNQGYTTLELKVAYHRPMTADTGVVRAEGRVLSIGRRAAFTEASITDAQGKLYASATSTLLVFDR, via the coding sequence ATGAATCTCGTTGCTGAAATGCCCGCCGGCCTGACCGGCGTCGAACAGTTGCTGCACATGCTGAACGGAAGCCGTGGCCCGGCCATTGGCGAAACGCTCGGCTTCAGGCTTGTCGAAGTCGAGGAGGGCCGCGCCGTGTTCGAGGGCACGCCCGGTTTGCACGTGTACAACCCGATCGGCACGGTGCACGGCGGTTATGCCGCGACACTGCTCGATTCCGCGTGCGGTTGCGCCGCGCACTCGCGACTCGGCCCGAATCAGGGCTATACCACGCTGGAACTGAAGGTCGCTTACCACCGGCCCATGACCGCCGATACCGGCGTGGTACGCGCGGAAGGGCGCGTGCTCAGCATTGGCCGCCGCGCCGCGTTCACGGAGGCCAGCATCACGGATGCGCAGGGCAAGCTCTACGCATCCGCGACTTCCACCTTGCTCGTATTCGACCGCTGA
- a CDS encoding ketopantoate reductase family protein, giving the protein MKVAVMGAGAVGCFFGGMLARAGHDVVLIGRPQHVEAITRDGLRLEAQQFDERIGAPHLTASTEASAVAGADLVLFCVKSTDTEDAGAAIKPYLGADTLVLTLQNGADNAERLRTVIAQDVAAAVVYVATEMAGPGHVRHHGRGELVIEPSRASDATARTLIDAGVPTEISPNVRGALWAKLIVNCAYNALSAITQLPYGRLVKGAGVSETMHDIVGECVAVARADGVTLPPDIDSAVPRIAQTMPGQYSSTAQDLARGKLSEIDHLNGYVVKRGAALGVPTPANRMLQTLVRLIEDKARAAI; this is encoded by the coding sequence ATGAAAGTCGCCGTCATGGGCGCAGGCGCAGTAGGCTGCTTTTTCGGCGGCATGCTCGCGCGCGCGGGACACGATGTGGTCTTGATCGGCCGGCCCCAGCACGTCGAGGCCATTACGCGCGACGGGCTACGTCTCGAAGCGCAGCAGTTCGACGAGCGCATCGGCGCGCCGCATCTCACGGCCAGCACCGAAGCGTCGGCCGTGGCAGGCGCGGACCTCGTGCTGTTCTGCGTGAAGTCGACCGACACCGAAGACGCAGGCGCCGCGATCAAACCGTATCTGGGTGCCGACACGCTCGTGCTCACGCTGCAGAATGGCGCGGATAACGCGGAGCGCCTGCGCACCGTGATTGCGCAAGACGTGGCGGCCGCGGTGGTCTATGTCGCCACGGAGATGGCGGGGCCCGGACACGTGCGCCATCACGGGCGCGGTGAACTGGTGATCGAACCTTCACGCGCGAGCGACGCCACCGCGCGCACGCTCATCGACGCGGGCGTGCCCACGGAAATCTCGCCCAATGTGCGCGGCGCGCTTTGGGCCAAGCTAATCGTGAACTGCGCGTACAACGCGCTCTCGGCGATCACGCAATTGCCCTATGGACGTCTCGTGAAGGGCGCAGGCGTGAGCGAGACGATGCACGACATCGTCGGCGAATGCGTGGCCGTCGCTCGGGCCGACGGCGTGACGCTGCCGCCGGACATCGACAGCGCCGTGCCGCGCATCGCGCAGACCATGCCGGGCCAGTACTCGTCCACGGCGCAGGATCTCGCACGCGGCAAACTCAGCGAGATCGATCACCTCAATGGCTACGTCGTGAAACGCGGCGCGGCGCTTGGCGTACCCACGCCTGCGAACCGCATGCTGCAAACGCTCGTGCGGCTCATCGAGGACAAGGCGCGCGCGGCGATCTAG
- a CDS encoding oxidoreductase, translated as MSVDSQNASPVWFVTGCSTGFGRELARAVLARGWRCVATARNKASLDDLAPEAGDRLLPVSLDVTDAAQVDAAVAAAQKQFGAIDVLVNNAGYGYQSSIEEGEEHAIRAQFDANAFGLFALTRAVLPDMRARRKGHVINITSVAGLAGFPGSGYYAASKHAVEGFSDSLLAEVGPLGIKVTCVEPGPFRTDWAGRSLVQTPSRIDDYAETAGARMKRTAEGSGHQPGDPVRAAQAMIRITEAEKPPRHLVLGAFGVDAVANRLRAALADIEAWRELSLGTDYPAGS; from the coding sequence ATGTCCGTTGATTCCCAGAATGCGTCGCCGGTCTGGTTCGTGACCGGCTGTTCGACCGGCTTTGGCCGCGAGCTTGCCCGTGCCGTGCTAGCGCGCGGCTGGCGCTGCGTGGCAACTGCGCGCAACAAGGCGTCGCTAGACGATCTCGCGCCCGAGGCCGGCGATCGCCTGCTGCCCGTCTCGCTCGACGTGACCGATGCCGCACAAGTCGACGCCGCCGTCGCGGCCGCGCAAAAGCAGTTCGGCGCGATCGACGTGCTCGTCAACAACGCGGGCTACGGCTATCAGAGTTCGATCGAAGAGGGCGAGGAGCACGCGATCCGCGCGCAGTTCGATGCCAACGCATTCGGCCTGTTCGCGCTCACGCGAGCGGTGCTGCCGGATATGCGCGCGCGCCGCAAGGGACACGTCATCAACATTACGTCGGTGGCGGGGCTCGCGGGCTTCCCGGGTTCTGGCTACTACGCGGCCTCAAAACACGCTGTGGAGGGATTCTCCGATTCGCTGCTGGCGGAAGTCGGACCGCTCGGCATCAAGGTGACCTGCGTGGAACCGGGGCCGTTTCGCACGGACTGGGCAGGCCGCTCGCTCGTGCAGACGCCGAGTCGTATCGATGACTATGCCGAAACGGCGGGCGCGCGCATGAAGCGGACGGCTGAGGGCAGCGGGCATCAACCGGGCGATCCGGTGCGCGCGGCGCAGGCGATGATACGCATCACGGAAGCCGAGAAGCCGCCGCGGCATCTCGTGCTGGGCGCATTCGGCGTGGATGCGGTGGCGAACCGCTTGCGCGCGGCGCTTGCCGATATCGAGGCATGGCGCGAGTTGAGCCTGGGCACGGATTATCCGGCGGGGAGTTGA
- a CDS encoding benzoate-CoA ligase family protein encodes MEASPEHAAAVPPPAQFNFATHLFSLNAARAAKTAYIDDTLSLNYGELETQARRFAAAMRALGVHTEERVLLVMLDTVELPIAFLGALYAGIVPVVVNTLLTPADYVYMLTHSRARVVIASGAVLPAVSAALSESQCEDCQLIVSKPVSQPVSDEPRTILADLIARAEPAPRAAQTGCDDIAFWLYSSGSTGKPKGTVHTHANLYWTVETYAKPILGIRESDIVFSAAKLFFAYGLGNGLSFPLSVGATTILMAERPTANAVFARLVQHRPTVFYGVPTLYASMMASPNLPARTDVALRVCTSAGEALPRELGERFRDHFGSDILDGLGSTEMLHIFLSNRPGVVEYGTTGRPVPGYEIELRDETGALVADGEIGDLFIRGPSAAVMYWCNREKSRATFLGDWVRSGDKYRRLAGGAYVYAGRSDDMLKVSGQYVSPIEVEMVLMQHDAVLEAAVIGVDQGGLLKTCAFVVLKPAAVDTSHDALAEQLKAFVKTRLAPHKYPRDILFVDDLPKTATGKIQRFRLRQQFQS; translated from the coding sequence ATCGAGGCATCGCCAGAACACGCCGCGGCCGTGCCGCCGCCCGCGCAATTCAACTTCGCCACGCACCTGTTCTCGCTCAATGCTGCGCGCGCTGCGAAGACCGCTTATATCGACGACACGCTCTCGCTGAACTACGGCGAACTCGAAACACAGGCCCGCCGCTTCGCGGCCGCCATGCGCGCGCTCGGCGTCCACACGGAAGAACGCGTGCTGCTCGTGATGCTCGACACCGTCGAGCTGCCCATTGCATTTCTCGGCGCGCTCTATGCGGGAATCGTGCCGGTAGTCGTCAACACGCTGCTCACGCCAGCCGACTACGTGTATATGCTCACGCACAGCCGCGCGCGCGTGGTGATCGCGTCGGGAGCGGTGCTGCCCGCCGTGAGTGCGGCGCTTTCCGAATCACAATGTGAGGACTGCCAGTTAATCGTTTCAAAGCCCGTTTCGCAGCCGGTTTCAGATGAACCACGAACCATCCTCGCGGATCTGATCGCGCGCGCCGAACCTGCCCCGCGCGCCGCGCAAACGGGCTGCGACGACATCGCGTTCTGGCTCTACTCGTCGGGATCGACGGGAAAACCCAAAGGCACGGTGCATACGCACGCCAATCTCTACTGGACCGTCGAGACTTACGCGAAGCCCATTCTCGGTATCCGCGAGAGCGACATCGTGTTTTCGGCGGCCAAGCTGTTCTTCGCCTATGGCCTCGGCAACGGTCTTTCGTTTCCACTGTCGGTCGGCGCGACCACGATCCTGATGGCCGAACGCCCCACCGCCAACGCCGTATTCGCGCGCCTCGTGCAGCATCGGCCCACGGTGTTCTACGGCGTGCCCACGCTCTACGCGAGCATGATGGCCTCGCCCAACCTCCCCGCACGCACCGATGTCGCGCTGCGCGTGTGCACGTCCGCAGGCGAAGCGCTGCCGCGTGAACTGGGCGAGCGCTTCAGGGATCACTTCGGCAGCGACATTCTCGATGGCCTCGGATCCACGGAAATGCTGCACATCTTCCTGTCGAACCGGCCAGGCGTCGTCGAATACGGCACTACGGGCCGCCCCGTGCCCGGCTACGAAATCGAACTGCGGGACGAAACCGGCGCGCTCGTGGCCGACGGCGAGATCGGCGACCTCTTCATCCGCGGGCCGAGCGCGGCCGTGATGTACTGGTGCAATCGCGAGAAGTCGCGCGCGACCTTCCTCGGCGACTGGGTGAGGAGCGGCGACAAGTACCGGCGCCTGGCCGGAGGCGCCTATGTCTATGCGGGCCGCAGCGACGACATGCTCAAGGTGAGCGGCCAGTATGTTTCGCCCATCGAAGTCGAAATGGTGCTCATGCAGCACGACGCGGTGCTCGAAGCGGCCGTGATCGGCGTCGATCAGGGCGGGCTCTTGAAAACCTGCGCTTTCGTCGTCCTCAAGCCGGCGGCGGTGGACACCTCGCACGACGCGCTGGCCGAGCAGTTAAAGGCGTTCGTCAAAACGCGACTCGCGCCGCACAAGTATCCGCGCGACATTCTGTTCGTCGACGATCTGCCGAAAACGGCGACCGGTAAAATCCAGCGTTTCCGCCTGCGTCAGCAGTTTCAGTCGTGA
- the boxA gene encoding benzoyl-CoA 2,3-epoxidase subunit BoxA, with the protein MNGPLPVEIVRQHLIDPEICIRCNTCEETCPIDAITHDGTNYVVKADVCNACMACVPPCPTGAIDNWRNVLKAEAYTIDEQFTWDELPAQNPSVAAPAVAQESGDRPSEAQAAPSTSDSPVGGSDMVRGSTVPPWSAARPYVQLYTHKASTTATVVGNYRLTDDTTESDIHHIVLDFGAMPFPVLEGQSIGILPPGATAEGRAHHARQYSIASPRDGERPGYNNVSLTVKRVTRDHSGNATDGVCSNYLCDLKKGDVVTVIGPFGNTFLMPNHPNSHLLMICTGTGSAPMRAMTEYRRRRRLKGGTGKLMLFFGARTQQELPYFGPLMNLPKDFIDTNLAFSRTPGEPKRYVQDAMRERAVDVAQLLKDGNTHVYVCGLKGMEDGVLQALQEIAEKHGMGWEPLWDRLKREGRLHFETY; encoded by the coding sequence ATGAACGGTCCGCTACCCGTGGAAATTGTCAGGCAACACCTGATCGATCCTGAAATCTGCATACGCTGCAATACGTGCGAGGAAACGTGTCCCATCGACGCGATCACGCACGACGGCACCAACTATGTCGTGAAGGCCGATGTCTGCAACGCTTGCATGGCCTGCGTACCGCCATGTCCCACCGGCGCGATCGACAACTGGCGCAACGTGCTCAAGGCCGAGGCGTACACCATTGATGAGCAGTTCACGTGGGACGAGCTGCCCGCGCAGAACCCATCGGTTGCAGCGCCAGCCGTCGCGCAGGAATCGGGCGATCGGCCCAGCGAAGCACAAGCGGCGCCGAGTACCTCTGATTCGCCCGTCGGCGGCTCCGACATGGTGCGCGGCTCGACCGTGCCGCCTTGGTCGGCGGCGCGCCCCTATGTCCAGCTCTACACGCACAAGGCGTCCACCACCGCGACCGTGGTCGGCAACTATCGCCTCACCGACGACACCACCGAAAGCGACATCCATCACATCGTGCTCGATTTCGGCGCCATGCCGTTCCCGGTGCTGGAGGGGCAGTCTATTGGCATCCTGCCGCCGGGCGCGACCGCGGAAGGGCGGGCCCATCATGCGCGCCAGTATTCGATCGCCAGCCCGCGCGACGGCGAGCGTCCCGGCTACAACAACGTCTCGCTCACGGTGAAGCGCGTGACGCGCGATCACAGCGGCAACGCAACCGATGGCGTGTGCTCGAACTATCTCTGTGACCTGAAGAAGGGTGACGTGGTGACCGTGATCGGGCCGTTCGGCAATACCTTTCTCATGCCGAACCATCCGAATTCGCATCTGCTGATGATCTGCACGGGCACCGGTTCCGCGCCCATGCGCGCGATGACCGAATATCGCCGCCGCCGCAGGCTCAAGGGCGGGACCGGCAAACTCATGCTGTTTTTCGGCGCGCGCACGCAGCAGGAATTGCCATATTTCGGACCCCTGATGAATCTTCCGAAGGATTTCATCGACACGAACCTCGCTTTTTCACGTACGCCGGGCGAGCCCAAGCGCTATGTTCAAGACGCCATGCGCGAGCGCGCCGTGGACGTTGCGCAACTGCTCAAGGACGGCAACACGCATGTCTATGTCTGCGGGTTGAAGGGCATGGAGGATGGCGTGCTGCAGGCGCTTCAGGAGATCGCCGAGAAGCACGGCATGGGCTGGGAGCCCTTGTGGGACCGTCTCAAACGGGAAGGGCGGTTGCATTTCGAGACGTATTGA
- a CDS encoding NADPH-dependent oxidoreductase: MSTVTTPAHPAAEIADAMRALEARYGTPWSAPLPAWNDTLDTLLAHRSVRNYADRPLPEGTLETLIAAAQSASTSSNLQTWSVVAIENPERKARLAELAGGQSHVRAAPLFLVWLADLSRLEAAGARSGASVDGLHYMETLVVGMIDAALAAQNAVVALESLGMSAVYIGGIRNQPEQVAAELGLPPRVLPVFGLCVGYPDETRPADVKPRLPQEVVLHREQYDAPSQAAAIAQYDEVMGGFQTAQGLSAAGWTVRSLARWRSRESLHGRDRLRDALGALGFELR; encoded by the coding sequence ATGTCCACCGTCACCACGCCCGCGCACCCCGCTGCCGAAATCGCCGATGCCATGCGCGCCCTCGAAGCGCGCTATGGCACGCCGTGGTCCGCGCCGCTGCCGGCCTGGAACGATACGCTCGACACGCTGCTCGCGCATCGCTCGGTGCGCAATTACGCGGACCGTCCGCTGCCTGAAGGCACGCTCGAAACGCTGATCGCAGCGGCGCAATCGGCCTCGACCTCGTCGAACCTCCAAACGTGGAGCGTCGTTGCCATCGAGAACCCCGAGCGCAAGGCACGCCTCGCCGAGCTTGCGGGCGGCCAGTCGCATGTTCGCGCGGCGCCGCTCTTTCTAGTGTGGCTCGCGGACCTCTCGCGCCTCGAAGCGGCTGGCGCGCGCAGCGGGGCAAGCGTCGACGGTCTGCATTACATGGAGACGCTGGTCGTCGGCATGATCGACGCGGCGCTTGCCGCGCAAAACGCCGTGGTCGCGCTCGAATCGCTCGGCATGAGCGCCGTGTATATCGGCGGCATCCGCAATCAGCCTGAGCAGGTGGCCGCGGAACTGGGCCTGCCGCCGCGCGTGCTCCCCGTGTTCGGCCTGTGCGTGGGCTATCCCGACGAAACGCGCCCCGCGGATGTGAAACCGCGCTTGCCGCAGGAGGTCGTGCTCCACCGCGAACAATACGACGCGCCCTCGCAAGCGGCGGCAATTGCACAGTACGACGAAGTAATGGGCGGCTTCCAGACCGCCCAGGGATTGAGCGCGGCAGGCTGGACCGTGCGCTCGCTCGCGCGCTGGCGCAGCCGCGAGTCGCTGCACGGCCGCGACCGCTTGCGCGACGCGCTGGGCGCGCTCGGCTTCGAGCTGCGCTGA
- the boxB gene encoding benzoyl-CoA 2,3-epoxidase subunit BoxB has product MSTINYSEKIPNNVNLADDRALQRALEQWQPNFLSWWGDMGPDGSHGYDVYLRTAVSVDAGGWAHFDHVKMPDYRWGIFLTPGEADRKIHFGAHKGEAAWQDVPGEHRANLRRIIVTQGDTEPASVEQQRHLGLTAPSMYDLRNLFQVNVEEGRHLWAMVYLLHRYFGRDGREEAEALLDRRSGDDDNPRILGAFNEKTPDWLAFYMFTYFTDRDGKFQLSALSESGFDPLARTTKFMLTEEAHHMFVGESGISRVVQRTAQVMNELKTDDAKRLRAAGVIDLETIQRYLNFHYSVTIDLFGADHSSNAATFYSSGLKGRYEETKRDDDHQLEGQQYRLLDVQDGKLVEREVPMLNAMNEVLRDDYIKDSIAGVNRWNKVLEKAGIDARLIVPHKAFNRQIGTFAGVRVSPDGRVIGEAEWAANEAKWLPTAEDRAYVASLMGRVVEPGKFANWIAPPAMGINRQPIDFEYVRFN; this is encoded by the coding sequence ATGTCCACGATCAACTACAGCGAAAAGATCCCGAACAACGTCAACCTCGCCGACGACCGCGCGCTGCAGCGCGCCCTCGAACAGTGGCAGCCCAACTTCCTCTCGTGGTGGGGCGACATGGGCCCCGACGGTTCGCACGGCTATGACGTCTATCTGCGTACGGCGGTGAGCGTCGACGCGGGCGGCTGGGCGCACTTCGACCACGTGAAAATGCCTGACTATCGCTGGGGTATCTTCCTCACGCCAGGCGAAGCGGATCGCAAGATCCATTTCGGTGCGCACAAGGGCGAGGCCGCGTGGCAGGACGTGCCGGGCGAGCACCGCGCGAATCTGCGCCGCATCATCGTCACTCAGGGCGACACGGAGCCCGCCTCCGTCGAGCAGCAGCGTCATCTCGGCCTAACCGCGCCCTCCATGTACGACCTGCGCAACCTGTTCCAGGTGAACGTGGAAGAAGGCCGGCACCTATGGGCGATGGTGTATCTGCTGCATCGCTACTTTGGCCGCGATGGTCGTGAGGAAGCCGAAGCATTACTGGATCGCCGCTCGGGTGACGATGACAACCCGCGTATTCTCGGCGCATTCAACGAGAAAACGCCCGACTGGCTGGCGTTCTACATGTTTACGTATTTCACCGACCGCGACGGCAAGTTCCAGCTTTCGGCGCTTTCCGAATCCGGCTTCGACCCGCTCGCGCGCACGACGAAATTCATGCTGACCGAAGAAGCGCATCACATGTTCGTCGGCGAATCGGGCATCTCGCGTGTCGTGCAGCGCACCGCTCAGGTCATGAACGAACTGAAGACCGACGACGCGAAGCGCCTGCGCGCCGCGGGCGTGATCGACCTCGAAACGATCCAGCGCTACCTGAATTTCCACTATTCGGTGACGATCGATCTGTTCGGCGCCGACCATTCATCGAATGCCGCGACGTTTTACAGTTCGGGCCTGAAGGGCCGCTATGAAGAGACCAAACGAGACGACGACCACCAGCTCGAAGGCCAGCAATACCGCTTGCTCGACGTGCAGGACGGCAAGCTCGTGGAGCGTGAAGTGCCGATGCTCAATGCGATGAACGAAGTGCTGCGCGACGACTACATCAAGGACTCGATTGCGGGCGTGAACCGCTGGAACAAGGTGCTGGAAAAGGCTGGCATCGATGCTCGCTTGATCGTGCCGCACAAGGCGTTCAACCGCCAGATCGGCACCTTCGCGGGCGTGCGTGTTTCGCCGGACGGCCGTGTGATCGGCGAGGCCGAATGGGCCGCAAATGAGGCGAAATGGCTGCCCACCGCGGAAGACCGCGCCTACGTGGCCTCGCTCATGGGCCGCGTGGTCGAGCCGGGCAAGTTCGCCAACTGGATCGCGCCGCCGGCCATGGGCATCAATCGGCAGCCAATCGATTTCGAGTACGTGCGCTTTAATTGA
- the boxC gene encoding 2,3-epoxybenzoyl-CoA dihydrolase, which yields MAAVETAVAPQRVDYRTEPSQYRHWKLTFDGNVATLGMDIAEDGGIRDGYKLKLNSYDLGVDIELHDALQRIRFEHPKVRTVVLTSLKDRVFCSGANIFMLGLSTHAWKVNFCKFTNETRNGMEDSSRHSGLKFIAAVNGACAGGGYELALACDEIMLVDDRSSSVALPEVPLLGVLPGTGGLTRLTDKRKVRHDRADIFCTVVEGIRGERAKAWRLVDEVVKPNQFGQAVQARALELAAASDRPANVKGVALTRIERVEHGNGLSYTTVDVTIDRAKRTATFTAKAPSEVPASDIESIVAVGASWWPLQFARELDDAILCMRTNELDIGTWILKTEGDARTVLAADAALLAHRDHWFVRETIGMLRRTLARIDVSSRSLFALIEPGSCFAGTFAELAFAADRTYMAALPANEDEEPAITLSEANFGLYPMVTHQSRLARRFYEEAEPIDAVRATIGRAVKPVEAERLGLVTASPDDIDWPDEIRLALEERAVMSPDALTGLEANLRFNGPETMETRIFGRLSAWQNWIFNRPNAVGEKGALKVYGKGSKAQFDVARV from the coding sequence ATGGCCGCAGTCGAAACCGCCGTCGCCCCGCAGCGGGTCGATTACCGCACCGAACCTTCGCAGTACCGGCACTGGAAGCTAACGTTCGACGGCAACGTGGCGACGCTCGGCATGGATATCGCCGAGGATGGCGGCATTCGCGACGGCTACAAGCTGAAGCTGAATTCATACGACCTCGGCGTCGATATCGAACTGCACGATGCACTCCAGCGCATCCGTTTCGAGCATCCGAAAGTGCGCACCGTCGTGCTGACCAGCCTGAAGGACCGCGTGTTCTGCTCGGGCGCCAATATCTTCATGCTCGGCCTCTCCACCCACGCGTGGAAGGTCAACTTCTGCAAGTTCACCAACGAAACGCGCAACGGCATGGAAGATTCGTCGCGCCATTCAGGCCTGAAGTTCATTGCGGCCGTGAACGGCGCCTGCGCTGGCGGCGGCTATGAACTGGCGCTCGCCTGCGACGAGATCATGCTCGTGGACGACCGGTCCTCCTCGGTCGCGCTGCCGGAAGTGCCGCTGCTCGGCGTGCTGCCGGGCACGGGCGGCCTCACGCGTCTCACCGACAAGCGCAAGGTGCGCCACGACCGCGCCGACATCTTCTGCACCGTGGTGGAAGGCATTCGCGGCGAACGCGCAAAAGCCTGGCGCCTCGTGGATGAAGTCGTGAAGCCGAATCAGTTCGGCCAGGCCGTGCAGGCGCGCGCGCTCGAACTGGCGGCCGCGAGTGATCGGCCAGCTAACGTGAAGGGCGTAGCGCTTACGCGTATCGAGCGCGTGGAGCACGGCAATGGTCTGAGCTACACAACCGTCGACGTCACGATCGACCGCGCGAAGCGCACCGCGACGTTCACGGCGAAAGCGCCCTCGGAAGTACCTGCTTCGGATATCGAATCAATTGTCGCCGTCGGCGCGTCATGGTGGCCGCTGCAGTTCGCGCGAGAACTGGACGACGCGATTCTCTGCATGCGCACGAACGAACTCGACATCGGCACGTGGATCCTCAAGACCGAAGGCGATGCGCGCACCGTACTCGCCGCCGATGCCGCGCTGCTCGCGCACCGCGACCACTGGTTCGTGCGCGAGACCATCGGCATGCTGCGCCGTACGTTGGCGCGCATCGATGTTTCTTCGCGTTCGTTGTTCGCGCTGATCGAACCGGGCTCGTGCTTTGCCGGCACCTTCGCCGAACTCGCGTTCGCGGCCGACCGCACGTACATGGCCGCACTGCCCGCGAACGAAGACGAGGAGCCGGCCATCACGCTCTCGGAAGCGAACTTCGGCCTCTATCCGATGGTCACGCATCAATCGCGCCTCGCGCGGCGTTTCTATGAGGAGGCCGAACCGATCGATGCCGTGCGCGCAACGATAGGCCGGGCGGTCAAGCCGGTCGAGGCGGAGCGTCTTGGCCTCGTGACGGCCTCGCCCGACGACATCGACTGGCCCGACGAAATCCGTCTCGCACTGGAAGAACGCGCGGTCATGTCGCCCGACGCGCTCACGGGCCTCGAAGCAAACCTGCGCTTCAATGGCCCGGAGACGATGGAAACGCGCATCTTCGGGCGGCTCTCCGCGTGGCAGAACTGGATCTTCAACCGTCCCAACGCCGTGGGCGAGAAGGGCGCGCTCAAGGTGTACGGCAAGGGCAGCAAGGCGCAGTTCGACGTCGCCCGCGTCTGA